The Caldisericota bacterium genome contains a region encoding:
- the wecB gene encoding UDP-N-acetylglucosamine 2-epimerase (non-hydrolyzing), which yields MRKKKVFLIFGTRPEAIKMYPVYKELKKYKEINTKIVITSQHQEMLKQVLDIFDMKADYDLNVMEDRQTLTKITIKVLDGLKKIFDKEKPDLVLVHGDTTTTFAAALAAFYEKIPIGHVEAGLRTHNKFFPYPEEINRTLTDTLADLHFAPTNSTRKNLLKEGTPEESIFVTGNTIVDAVQEILNLKTGTPPISITKNDEKFIIVTAHRRENWGKPMQNICESIDFVSKKHKIQFIFSVHKNPLVRKTVKNVLGKNKYIKLMEPMSYTDFIPLVAKSLFILTDSGGIQEEAPLLHKPVLLLRNVTERPEATDSGIVKIIGTEKENIIKNIENLLDNKEIYNKMSHVKNPFGDGKSGKRIATIVKNFLTEENTYGIL from the coding sequence ATGAGAAAGAAAAAAGTTTTTCTCATCTTCGGCACACGCCCCGAAGCAATAAAAATGTATCCTGTCTATAAAGAACTTAAAAAATACAAGGAAATTAACACAAAAATTGTAATTACAAGCCAGCACCAAGAAATGCTGAAACAGGTATTAGATATATTTGATATGAAAGCAGATTATGATCTCAATGTAATGGAAGACAGGCAAACCCTCACGAAAATTACAATAAAAGTACTGGATGGATTAAAAAAAATATTTGATAAAGAGAAACCAGATCTTGTCCTTGTACACGGAGATACAACAACCACATTCGCTGCAGCACTTGCAGCATTTTATGAAAAAATACCCATAGGCCATGTAGAAGCAGGCTTAAGAACTCATAACAAATTCTTTCCATACCCCGAAGAAATTAACAGAACACTTACCGACACCCTGGCAGATTTGCATTTTGCCCCTACCAATTCTACAAGAAAAAATTTGTTAAAAGAAGGAACTCCCGAGGAATCCATTTTTGTTACAGGAAATACCATAGTAGACGCTGTACAAGAAATTTTGAATTTAAAAACAGGTACACCACCCATTTCAATTACAAAAAACGATGAAAAATTTATTATTGTTACAGCCCACAGAAGAGAAAACTGGGGCAAACCTATGCAAAATATCTGTGAATCAATAGATTTTGTGAGCAAAAAGCATAAGATACAATTTATATTTTCTGTCCACAAAAATCCATTAGTCCGTAAAACTGTAAAAAATGTCCTGGGCAAAAACAAATACATAAAACTTATGGAGCCTATGAGTTACACAGATTTCATACCACTTGTTGCAAAAAGTTTATTTATTCTCACAGACTCTGGAGGTATTCAGGAAGAGGCACCGTTGCTGCATAAACCCGTACTGTTACTAAGAAATGTAACAGAACGACCGGAAGCCACAGACAGTGGAATAGTAAAAATTATCGGAACAGAAAAAGAAAATATTATCAAAAACATAGAAAATTTGCTTGACAACAAGGAGATTTATAATAAGATGTCACA
- a CDS encoding MraY family glycosyltransferase yields MIDILSLIAKNVISLKLYFLYGFFFGSFFTPIGIWAGKKFNMIDIPKNENGRNKVHTIPVPRTGGIVIYSSFVLLSLLIHKFTPQFIGLFIGATIIFLGMSLDDKYNLSVAKKFVIQFAAAFIIIITGTKFTFVTNPFTGNLVNLGWIGIIFSAIWIVGITNALNIIDGLDGLASGIAAICSITLSVVAIYKGNIPLALLLLGISGTLVAFLIYNFHPARIFLGDAGAELLGFLLASISIMGAYKTATLFTMAVPLLTLGIPITEVVTSIFRRTRKEISPFHYDLGHIHYRLLEKGWSQRRIAIFYYLVTTTLSVAGLYIAFGVR; encoded by the coding sequence ATGATAGATATACTGAGTCTCATTGCTAAAAATGTGATTTCGCTAAAGCTCTACTTTCTGTATGGATTTTTCTTTGGATCATTTTTCACTCCAATTGGCATATGGGCAGGAAAAAAATTCAACATGATAGATATTCCAAAAAATGAAAATGGAAGAAATAAAGTTCATACCATTCCTGTTCCGCGCACGGGAGGCATTGTAATATACAGCAGCTTCGTGCTTCTATCCTTACTCATCCATAAATTTACCCCACAATTCATTGGATTATTTATTGGAGCAACTATCATATTTTTAGGTATGTCCCTGGATGATAAATACAACCTCAGTGTAGCCAAAAAATTCGTCATACAATTCGCGGCTGCATTCATAATCATTATAACCGGCACAAAATTTACGTTTGTAACAAACCCTTTTACGGGCAATCTCGTTAACCTGGGATGGATAGGAATAATATTTTCAGCAATATGGATTGTAGGCATTACAAATGCACTAAACATTATAGACGGACTTGACGGACTTGCATCGGGCATTGCTGCTATTTGCTCCATAACCCTTTCAGTTGTAGCAATATACAAAGGAAATATACCACTTGCACTGCTTTTGCTCGGCATTAGTGGTACACTTGTTGCATTCCTCATATACAATTTTCATCCTGCACGCATATTCTTAGGCGATGCCGGCGCAGAGCTTTTAGGATTCCTGCTGGCGTCCATTTCAATTATGGGCGCATACAAAACTGCAACACTTTTTACAATGGCAGTCCCGCTGCTAACATTGGGCATACCTATCACAGAGGTCGTCACATCCATTTTTAGACGAACAAGAAAAGAGATATCTCCATTCCACTACGACCTGGGGCATATACATTACAGACTACTTGAAAAGGGTTGGTCTCAGCGAAGAATAGCCATTTTCTATTATCTTGTAACCACAACACTTTCAGTGGCAGGGCTTTATATCGCATTTGGTGTCAGATGA
- the upp gene encoding uracil phosphoribosyltransferase, whose product MRENVHLLDHPLMQHKLTLLRDKTTTTKEFRELAKEVSALMVYEISRDTKLTETDIETPIGKTKGMVLKNDIAVVPILRAGIIMAEGIVDLIPTAKVGHIGLYRDPETLQPVEYYCKLPDNISSCHVFIVDPMLATGGSAVKSVELVKERGATNIIFVCLISAPEGIKVLSDRFPEVPIYTIAIDEKLNSHGYIVPGLGDAGDRIYGTK is encoded by the coding sequence ATGAGAGAAAATGTTCATCTATTGGACCATCCTTTAATGCAACATAAATTAACACTACTGAGAGATAAAACAACGACCACAAAAGAGTTTAGAGAACTTGCCAAAGAAGTTTCTGCCCTGATGGTGTACGAAATTTCCCGTGACACAAAACTAACGGAAACAGATATAGAAACTCCTATAGGTAAAACAAAAGGAATGGTGTTAAAAAACGATATTGCCGTTGTCCCAATCCTAAGGGCAGGCATTATAATGGCCGAAGGCATTGTAGATCTTATTCCAACAGCAAAAGTTGGACATATCGGCTTGTATAGAGACCCGGAAACACTCCAGCCTGTCGAATATTATTGTAAACTGCCAGACAATATAAGCTCCTGCCATGTATTTATTGTTGACCCGATGCTTGCAACTGGCGGATCTGCAGTAAAATCGGTAGAGTTGGTAAAAGAACGCGGAGCAACCAACATTATCTTTGTATGCCTCATTTCTGCACCGGAAGGAATAAAAGTATTGAGCGATCGTTTTCCCGAAGTGCCCATCTACACAATTGCAATTGACGAGAAGCTCAATTCGCACGGGTACATTGTCCCCGGATTAGGAGACGCAGGAGATAGAATTTACGGCACAAAATGA
- the glyA gene encoding serine hydroxymethyltransferase — protein sequence MKIVDVDREVAEALEGELNRQRNKLELIASENFVQNPILQAQGSVLTNKYAEGYPKRRYYGGCEFIDVVESLAIERAKTLFAAEGANVQPHSGTQANVAVYYATMQPGDTFLGMDLNAGGHLSHGSPVNISGKYFNVIHYGVDKEKELIDYNEVEDLAKKYKPKVIVAGASAYSRFIDFEKFQDIAKSVGAYLMVDIAHIAGLVATKLHPTPVPFADFVTTTTHKTLRGPRGGMILFKEEHTKMINRAIFPGTQGGPLEHVIAAKAVALKLAMQPDFVEYQKQILKNAKTLANSLNNRGYRLISGGTDNHLLSIDLTSKNITGRDAERLLDSVGITTNKEAIPFDPLPHTKTSGLRLGTPALTTRGMKEKEMEIVAELIDKTIVSKNNEEELEKVRKGVRKLTSQFPLYQGISYIK from the coding sequence ATGAAAATAGTAGATGTAGATAGAGAAGTGGCAGAAGCACTAGAAGGTGAACTGAACAGACAACGGAATAAACTCGAACTTATCGCATCAGAAAATTTTGTCCAAAATCCTATTCTTCAAGCACAAGGATCGGTATTAACAAATAAATACGCCGAAGGATACCCAAAAAGAAGGTACTATGGCGGATGCGAATTCATAGATGTCGTAGAAAGCCTTGCAATAGAACGCGCAAAAACTCTATTTGCAGCAGAAGGAGCAAACGTACAACCTCACTCAGGTACACAAGCAAATGTCGCCGTGTACTATGCAACGATGCAACCTGGAGATACATTTTTAGGAATGGATTTGAATGCTGGAGGCCACCTGAGCCACGGAAGCCCTGTAAACATATCAGGGAAATACTTCAATGTGATACATTACGGAGTGGATAAAGAAAAAGAACTTATTGATTACAACGAAGTAGAAGATCTCGCAAAAAAATACAAACCAAAGGTTATTGTCGCAGGAGCAAGTGCATATTCTAGATTTATAGATTTTGAAAAATTCCAGGATATTGCAAAATCGGTAGGCGCATACCTCATGGTAGATATTGCTCACATTGCAGGCCTTGTCGCAACAAAGCTCCACCCGACGCCTGTCCCTTTCGCTGATTTTGTCACAACCACGACACATAAAACGCTAAGAGGGCCACGAGGGGGGATGATCTTATTTAAAGAAGAGCATACGAAAATGATAAACAGAGCGATATTCCCCGGAACGCAGGGAGGACCGTTAGAACACGTTATTGCAGCAAAAGCAGTAGCATTAAAACTTGCAATGCAACCAGATTTCGTAGAATATCAAAAACAAATCTTAAAAAATGCCAAAACCCTTGCAAATTCATTAAACAACCGCGGATACCGGCTAATAAGCGGAGGAACAGATAATCATCTGTTAAGCATTGACCTGACAAGCAAAAACATTACAGGACGGGATGCCGAAAGACTGCTTGACTCAGTAGGAATAACGACAAATAAAGAAGCAATCCCATTTGATCCACTCCCGCATACAAAAACAAGCGGGCTAAGATTGGGGACACCTGCTCTTACGACAAGGGGAATGAAAGAAAAAGAAATGGAAATTGTAGCAGAATTAATTGATAAAACAATCGTTAGTAAAAATAATGAAGAAGAACTTGAAAAAGTAAGAAAAGGTGTAAGGAAATTAACAAGCCAATTTCCTCTTTACCAGGGAATTAGCTATATAAAATAG
- a CDS encoding ABC transporter ATP-binding protein: MHNINIKGLCFSYGENNVLNNLDLEIKENGVYCLIGKNGSGKTTLLKILIKFLPYKKGSISINEKDLSLFALKEISQTIGFLESEMPNIPLSIEEIISWGNFPFEKADRQIQDVVNELDLESIKDKNFLSLSTGERKRVLLGRIFAQSPDIVLIDEPFNFLDPKYKIEVSLLLKKLGEKSIVFIATHDIEAVQFVSKKAFVLSNGKIKMEDTPEKVIKSKFINEAFDIPESLRKKFEQFYHTDANS, from the coding sequence ATGCACAACATTAATATAAAAGGACTATGTTTTTCATACGGAGAAAATAACGTTCTGAACAACCTTGATCTGGAAATCAAGGAAAACGGAGTTTATTGCCTCATCGGGAAAAATGGAAGCGGAAAAACCACGCTCCTTAAAATACTTATCAAATTTCTCCCTTACAAAAAAGGAAGCATTTCAATCAATGAAAAAGATTTAAGTTTGTTCGCCTTAAAAGAAATTTCCCAAACAATAGGATTCCTTGAAAGTGAGATGCCCAATATTCCTCTTTCAATAGAAGAAATAATCAGCTGGGGAAATTTCCCATTCGAAAAAGCAGACAGACAAATCCAAGATGTGGTTAACGAGTTGGATCTTGAAAGCATCAAGGACAAAAACTTCCTTTCACTGAGCACGGGAGAAAGAAAAAGGGTTCTTCTCGGCAGAATATTTGCCCAATCGCCCGACATCGTCCTGATAGACGAACCCTTCAATTTTCTTGACCCCAAATACAAAATTGAAGTTTCCTTGTTGTTAAAAAAACTTGGAGAAAAAAGCATCGTATTCATAGCAACACACGATATTGAAGCCGTACAATTTGTCAGCAAAAAAGCATTCGTACTATCGAATGGGAAAATTAAGATGGAAGATACTCCGGAAAAAGTAATAAAAAGCAAATTCATCAACGAGGCGTTTGACATCCCGGAATCACTACGTAAAAAATTTGAGCAGTTCTACCACACAGATGCCAATAGTTGA
- a CDS encoding iron ABC transporter permease, giving the protein METTNNKLKFLLIPLIFSFAIIFLLSLVIGDINTSLKTVFKVLTGNGDALSRSVIIQIRLPRFLAAAAVGSMLAIAGLIMQTIFRNPLVDPYFLGISSAAELGISVAIMLGVSSTLFGISIMSIIAFSFSVILIFGIVKIARLKNFLESKIAIVLLGIAISYMLSAINNFLIFYKKDIFIKSTFWALKGFNTANISEFLFAVPFLVAGFIYILLNVKKMNIYLSSDLTAHSLGINLSKFVPLMLAVSALIASASVMIAGSISFIGLFTPHIGRLIAGEERKKLTIVTLLLGITLLPAFDLISRTVLPSQEIPINTITALIGAPFFIYLFFRSKNAQH; this is encoded by the coding sequence ATGGAAACGACTAACAACAAACTAAAATTTTTGTTAATACCTTTAATCTTTAGCTTTGCCATCATATTCCTACTGTCTCTCGTAATAGGAGATATCAATACTTCGCTAAAAACAGTATTTAAAGTATTGACAGGAAATGGAGACGCATTGTCGCGGAGTGTTATCATCCAGATAAGACTTCCCAGATTTTTAGCTGCAGCTGCAGTCGGGAGCATGCTTGCAATTGCAGGCCTCATCATGCAAACAATCTTTCGAAACCCGCTGGTTGATCCGTACTTTTTAGGCATATCATCGGCTGCAGAATTAGGAATAAGTGTTGCAATTATGCTTGGCGTAAGCAGTACGCTATTTGGCATATCTATAATGTCCATTATTGCTTTTTCATTTTCAGTAATACTAATATTTGGCATTGTAAAAATCGCAAGATTAAAGAATTTCCTGGAATCAAAAATAGCAATAGTCCTCCTGGGTATCGCAATATCGTATATGCTATCCGCTATAAATAATTTTCTCATCTTCTACAAAAAAGATATATTCATTAAAAGCACATTTTGGGCATTAAAGGGCTTTAATACCGCAAACATCTCGGAATTTTTATTTGCAGTACCTTTTCTTGTCGCAGGATTTATATACATTCTACTCAATGTAAAAAAGATGAACATCTATCTGTCAAGCGACCTTACCGCTCACTCGCTTGGCATCAATCTCAGTAAATTCGTGCCGCTTATGCTTGCCGTTTCTGCCCTGATTGCATCAGCATCAGTAATGATTGCCGGGAGCATAAGCTTCATCGGACTTTTTACGCCGCATATCGGAAGGCTTATTGCAGGCGAAGAAAGAAAAAAATTAACAATTGTCACGCTTCTTTTAGGCATCACGCTGCTTCCCGCGTTCGATCTGATATCAAGGACGGTGCTTCCTTCCCAAGAAATACCCATCAACACTATAACAGCGCTTATCGGTGCCCCTTTCTTTATTTATCTCTTCTTCAGGAGTAAAAATGCACAACATTAA
- a CDS encoding helical backbone metal receptor, with product MKAIKKSIFVILIISMIFISLPTTSTSSYQFNYSTDSIYIRDTLNNNFMLPYKPFTKNNVFLIPLRATVENAGGIVEYNKEDKSILLKYGDRTGRLSLGKNTGIAENKTFIFAEKLFVINGRTAIDVRYIALLVSGILKQKNNSCSITFYPIFNKKDALHHDTTLYGEPHRIISLGANITEILYAIHAEDKIVGVSNFSDYPKDAKNKTQVGGFFNPSIEKIFALSPDIILIARGTPLTVIDKLRALGLKIYTSDPHTINDIYTLISAIGNITGNVEESVNLIKKLQGIENNITNKVKNIPEANKKKIYVEIWNNPQMSVGEDTFVNALIEGAGGINITKNLKGDWPIVNSEYIIKENPDTIILLYASEKTDIEKRPGWSEINAVKNGEIYIEDPDIFERPSPRILNGLTRFYEILYGND from the coding sequence ATGAAAGCGATTAAAAAATCAATTTTTGTTATTCTAATCATATCAATGATATTTATTTCGCTACCAACCACTTCTACCTCAAGCTACCAATTCAATTACTCAACAGATTCTATATACATCAGAGATACACTAAATAATAACTTTATGTTGCCGTACAAACCTTTCACAAAAAATAATGTTTTTCTAATACCGCTCAGGGCAACGGTAGAAAACGCAGGAGGAATTGTAGAATATAACAAAGAAGACAAATCAATTTTACTTAAATACGGAGACAGAACAGGAAGGCTTAGTTTAGGTAAAAACACAGGAATAGCAGAGAATAAAACATTTATTTTTGCAGAAAAACTTTTTGTTATAAACGGAAGAACAGCAATAGATGTGCGATATATTGCTTTGCTCGTTAGTGGCATTCTGAAACAAAAAAACAACTCCTGCTCGATTACTTTTTATCCCATATTCAATAAAAAAGATGCCCTGCATCACGACACCACCCTGTACGGAGAGCCGCATAGAATTATATCTCTGGGAGCAAACATCACAGAAATATTGTATGCTATCCATGCAGAAGATAAAATAGTTGGCGTATCAAATTTTTCTGATTACCCAAAAGATGCTAAAAACAAAACACAAGTAGGAGGATTTTTTAATCCTTCCATAGAGAAAATTTTTGCACTTTCCCCGGACATAATACTCATTGCAAGAGGCACGCCGCTCACTGTGATAGACAAGCTCAGGGCCCTCGGACTAAAAATATACACCTCTGACCCGCATACGATAAACGATATATACACACTGATTTCCGCAATAGGAAACATCACCGGCAACGTAGAAGAAAGTGTGAATTTAATAAAAAAACTTCAGGGAATTGAAAATAACATAACAAACAAAGTAAAAAATATCCCTGAGGCAAACAAGAAAAAAATCTACGTAGAAATATGGAACAACCCACAAATGTCTGTAGGCGAAGATACATTCGTAAACGCCCTAATCGAGGGAGCTGGAGGCATAAACATCACCAAAAATCTGAAAGGAGATTGGCCAATAGTAAACAGTGAATACATAATAAAAGAAAACCCTGACACAATTATTCTCCTCTACGCGAGCGAAAAAACCGACATTGAAAAACGGCCGGGATGGAGCGAAATAAATGCCGTGAAAAATGGAGAAATCTACATTGAAGACCCGGACATATTTGAAAGACCTTCACCGAGAATCCTGAACGGCCTGACAAGATTTTACGAAATCCTGTATGGAAACGACTAA